The following are encoded together in the Oreochromis niloticus isolate F11D_XX linkage group LG12, O_niloticus_UMD_NMBU, whole genome shotgun sequence genome:
- the pptc7a gene encoding protein phosphatase PTC7 homolog, with the protein MLSVLSYGRLVARAVIGGLSQTDSRDYSLVTASCGFGKDFRRGILKKGMCYGDDACFIARHRSADVLGVADGVGGWRDYGVDPSQFSGTLMKTCERLVKEGRFVPSNPVGVLTTSYYELLQNKVPLLGSSTACIVILDRQSHRLHTANLGDSGFLVVRGGEVVHRSDEQQHYFNTPFQLSIAPPGAEGAVLSDSPDAADSTSFDVQLGDIILTATDGLFDNMPDYMILQELKKLKNTNYESIQQTARSIAEQAHVLAYDPNYMSPFAQFACDNGLNVRGGKPDDITVLLSIVAEYTD; encoded by the exons ATGTTGTCCGTGCTGTCGTACGGTAGACTGGTTGCCAGAGCTGTCATCGGCGGACTTTCTCAGACAGACAGCCGCGACTACAGTCTGGTGACAGCGAGCTGCGGTTTTGGAAAGGATTTCCGCAGAGGCATACTGAAGAAAGGGATGTGCTATGGGGACGACGCGTGTTTCATTGCCCGACACAGATCTGCCGATGTTTTGG GTGTGGCGGATGGTGTAGGTGGTTGGAGGGACTATGGCGTGGACCCGTCACAGTTTTCGGGTACACTGATGAAGACGTGTGAGAGGTTAGTGAAGGAAGGACGCTTTGTACCCAGCAACCCGGTGGGAGTCCTCACAACCAGCTACTATGAGCTACTGCAGAACAAAGTGCCACTACTGG gaagCAGCACGGCCTGCATTGTGATTTTGGACCGGCAGAGTCATCGGCTGCACACGGCCAACCTGGGAGACTCAGGCTTCCTGGTGGTCCGGGGAGGGGAGGTGGTCCACCGCTCAGATGAGCAGCAGCACTACTTCAACACCCCCTTCCAGCTGTCCATTGCTCCCCCGGGGGCTGAGGGGGCCGTCCTCAGTGACAG CCCTGACGCTGCAGACAGCACCTCCTTTGACGTACAACTGGGCGACATCATCCTCACTGCCACTGATGGGCTCTTTGACAACATGCCAGACTACATGATACTGCAAGAGCTGAAGAAACTCAAG AACACAAACTATGAGAGCATTCAGCAGACGGCCCGCAGCATCGCAGAGCAGGCCCATGTGTTGGCCTATGACCCCAACTACATGTCACCTTTTGCACAGTTTGCCTGTGACAATGGACTGAATGTAAGAG GAGGAAAGCCAGATGACATCACAGTACTGCTCTCCATAGTGGCTGAGTACACTGACTAG